The Nerophis ophidion isolate RoL-2023_Sa linkage group LG21, RoL_Noph_v1.0, whole genome shotgun sequence region ATCGCCAACCTGCGATGTTTCTCCCTGAACGCCGATCCTTCGTTCCGACACTTCCACCTAGACGCGTCAAAAGAGATTCCGCTCATTCGCGGCTTGGCGTTCATACGTGGTAGGCCATTGGACACTTCATTTGGGACACCTGACATAAGGTGAAAGGTGATCATGTTCGCCATGTCCCTCAGCTCCGCTGGCGCCGGTGATCGACACTCAGAAGACGCTTGCCTACGACCAGCTCTTCCTGTGCTGGCGCCTCCCTCAGGACTCGGCCCCGGCGTGGCACTTCTCCGTCGAGTTCCAAAGGCGCACAGGAGCAGTTGGGGCCACGTGGGGCGGAACTCGATCCCCCGACGCCTCCGCCGCGTGGCGGCGTCTGGACGAAGTGCGAGGCACCAGCGCCGTGGTGGACCAGCTGCAGATAAACAGTGTTTATGTGCTGAGGGTGAGGGGCTGCAACAAGGCCGGTTTTGGGGACTACAGCGAGGAGGTTTATCTCCACACGCCTCCTGCTCCTGGTAAGACTACAATCACACTCATATTAGCACCACATATAGGATACAAAGTAGGAATCGATCCCGAATTCCAACAGGGTCTCCCCTGAATATTGGCTCCAATTTGAGAGCAAGCTGCAACAAACATGTTGTCTATCCACAGTGCGAAACCACATCGAAGACACGAATCCTTACTACCATGGCGAAAAATAGAGTACGGTGTTTCCAAGTAACTTCATCACTTGAGGACTAGAGGATATGGCGAAGCATGCAATACAAACAAAATTATTATCAAAGCATCtcagggccattttgatatttttcactttgacatcccactgggttgcaggtttttccttgcccttatgtgggatctgaaccgaggatgtcgttgtggcttgtacagccctttgaaacacttgtgatttaggggtatatacaaaccccgtttccatatgagttgggaaattgggaagctgtttttatacccaatcatggcacccacctgttcccaattagcctgcacacctgtgggatgttccaaataagtgtttgatgagcattcctcaactttatcagtatttattgccacctttcccaacatctttgtcacgtgttgctagcatcaaattctaaagttattatttgcaaaaaaaaaatctttatcagattgaacatctttgtagcatattcaactgaatatgggttgaaaatgatttgcaaatcattgtattccgtttatatttacatctaacaccatttcccaactcatatggaaacgtggtttgtaaataaacatatattgattgattgattcactttcaaaaccaatacagtatttaattattttttaacccctagggctcccctcaagaaaagtaatatatgacttattttcaacGCTCAAATCCGTAAATTAACTTCAGACCTATCTGTTGatataaggttgttttttttgtaatgttttatgccCTTCTTGTTAAAGAAATACTGTTTTTTattgcagaaacacaaaataggCAACATTTCCCTTTAAAAACTGTTCAAAGTGGAATAATTGATGCGAAGTAAATGTAGCTTTAATTAGGTCAGTAACTCATAACAatgttgattttaattcattattatcttttgagcaatggcagtttaAAACAAATCACAGTAcaattctcagggatccaaaatgatcccactcatgaaagtgttaaaaaaagtccacagtttttttttagctttaatgcttaaatctctagatcaacttcagatctatccgtcatttgtacgtttttttttttttaattattttttaatgtttttgtgtgtttctaAAATGCGATTTTTGTCAAAGTAAACTTgtttggcaaacacacaaaatgtgaaatattttaccaaaaaatatttcaaagtggaatatttgatgtgaagtaattggacccttgagtaggtcaataattcatgacatttATTCTGAAACATTATTTTATAGCAAAAaacagcttgcatggcagctttgtgttattagttatCTTTGTAACTTTTTCttcttacatttcacctgtttgctcttttattccactttttttatgctttaatttttttttttggtatataCAACCAATAGTAAAGTCATTTAATTTTCCTTGTTCTTTTTATCAGAAAATCATTTTTGCTTCCTCAGGGAGTTCGTTCGGGATACTAGAAGGATTTCAGGGCAAAAACCAAATGACTTAAATGGcagccaatagtagtttttgtttagttattgtaaCTAGCCACCTTATTTTGTCAAAACAACTTATCACATTATCTGATTTGCAACATTATGAGCAAATTCAAAACTTAATAAGATAAgctttataaaaatgtgttattgaaTTGAGTTTATTGCCATAATAAATTTTTAGCTCCACAATTTACATTATTACTGGTTTGCTTaaaaaaagaccaaatatttCAACACAAATGTACGTTTATGGTTAGAATGTTATTCaagaacattttttgttgttgttttacttggcGCGGTTAAAGTAAAGGAGCATGTACAGTCATTGCATGATTAATCTGCTTTAATGCAATAACTTTTTTTAGGATTAATCTCACGTCaacttctttattttttaaagcccttgtgtgtgtgtgtatatatatatatatatatatatatatatacacacacacacaagggtatatatatatatatatatatatatatatatatatatatatatatatactgtacacacacacacatatctatatacacacatacatacagtggggcaaaaaagtagtaagccaccgattgtgcaagttctctcacttaaaatgatgacagatgtctgtaattttcatcataggtagtacacttcaactgtgaaagacagaatgtgaaaaaaaatccaggaattcacattgtaggaattttaaagaatttatttgtaaatcatggtggaaaataagtatttggtcaaccattcaaagctcagaACCAAAAACCAaagagttctattttggtttcatctgaccacatgacattctcccaatcctctgctgtatcatccatgtatccattttggtataaactcaactcgtcgtgtttggaggaagaagaatactgagttgcatcccaagaacaccatacctgctgttaatcatgggggtggaaacatcatgctttggcgctgtttttctgctaaggggacaggacgattgatcggtgttcaggaaagaatgaatgggccatgtatcgtgagattttgagccaaaacctccttccatcagtgagagctttgaatggtgaccaaatacttattttccaccataatttacaaataaattatttaaaattcctacaatgtgaattcctggattttcttttttcacattctgtctctcacagttgaagtgtacctatgatggaaattacagacctctgtcatcattttaagtgggagaacttgcaccatcggtggctgactaaatacatttttgccccactgtatgtcatgTCACTTTTACCTTGTCTTCACACTTGTCACTcgcactgttgttgttgttgttgcacgacATGCGAGCATGAGAAACTTAATTTGGTCCTCGATATGCCACACGTGGAGAAAGACAACAATAAGAAAcctttgatatatattttttcttttcctttttacaCATGAATATATACGCTGTTTTAATCCCAGCAGCATTAAATACTAAATGTCATCATTGTGAGTAGAATTACTGtggttgtattattattagtcgtgccattgttgttgtttgtaTATTAGTTTATTATTAGTTATTTATTTGTATAGTTAAATAGATCATAATTAAAACTAACTTGTACCTTTTCTACTTTCCCTGCTACTTGCAACCTTTCCGTTATTTCTTCCACCGTGTTGTTCCTCCTGACCCAGCATCACAATCTAACCCTCCGTCCTGCCATCctttcctcttttctgtcttcCTCTTGTCCTTCTTCCTCTGCCAGTCTTGTCCTTCTCGCTGGACCCTGGCTGGGGTCTGCACTCCGACAGGCTGGCACTGGGTAAAGGTCAAACGTACGCCCGCAGCGTGCCGGGCCTCTCCCTGCTGAAGGTGGCCGACCGCACGCTCACGGCTTGTCACTTGACCTCCGACCTCCTGGTAGCCGACCTGGCTGTCTCTGAGGGCAGACACTACTGGGCGTGCTCGGTGGAGCCTGGATCCTACCTGGTCAAGGTGACGCAACGGAACGCTGCATGTGACGAAGTGCAAAAAACACGAGGCAAAGATCCTGTATTTGACAGGAGCGCTGTACtgtttttaagtacttattataaaaacatgaatctaatatccAAAGATAGGACAGAAGCGCTCTCCTCTTTTTACTTACCTCCTGCAaagcacaagtcaaagatcctttatatgacaggagcaccgCTGTTTTTAGGGTTGTACTACAAAATAGGAGTCCAAGATTCTCTATTTGACAGAAGTATTCTCCAGTTTTTAAGTACTTAAATCAAAAACAGAAGTCAAAGAGCCTTAATATAACAAGAACATTCTACTGTTTTTGAGTAATTACTGAAAAAAACAAGAATcgaagatcctttatataacaggaCGTCTGCTGTTGTTTGGATTGTATTTCAAAAACAGGAGTGCTCGGCTGTTCTTTGAaggcgagtcaaagatcctacaAGTCATAAgagtgctgtgctgtttttaggaacttgCTACAAAAACGGTAgacaaagatcctccatatgaggGAAGCGCTCTCCTCTTTTTACTAACGTCCTGCAAAGCAcacgtcaaagatcctttatatgacaggagcgctgctgtttttagggtTTACTACAAAATAGGAGTCGACGATTCTCTATTTGACCGGAGCAAACTCCTGTTTTTAAGTACGGACTGCAAAaacagaagtccatccatccaaccattttctaccgcttgtccctttcgggtttgcAGAGGCTATCACagaagtcaaagatccttaatataACAAGCGCACTCTACTGTTTTTTTGAGTAATTACTGAAAAAACAAAAATCGAAGATCCTTTATAAGACAGGAGGTCTGTGTTTTTTACGTAGGATTGTACAACAAAAACAGGAGCGCTAGGCTGTTGTTTCAAAGACGAGTCAAAGATCCCCCATGTCACAAGAGcgctgtgctgtttttaggaacttgctacaaaacacgagtcaaagatcctccatatgacaggAGCGTGCTACTGTTTTTAAGTTCTTACAGTAAAAAACAAGTCAAATATCCTTTAAATGACAGGAGCGCTTTCTTTAGGTACATACTGCAAAGTGCAAATCGAAGATCCTTTATATACCAGAGCACTGCAGTGTTTTTTGAAGTACACACTGCAAAAATagaagtcaaagatccttcatatgTCAGGCGCGCTCTACTGTCTTAAGTACTTACTGCAaatcacaagtcaaagatcttttatctAACAGGAGCGTTGCTGTTTTTAGGGTTATACGACAAAAACAGGTGTCAAAGATTCTGTTTGACAGGAGCTCTCTCTATGACAGGAACCTATATTTGcaaaacatgagtcaaagatccttacaTGACAAGAATGCTCCACTGTTTCAAGTACTTACTGCagaacacaagtcaaagatcctctgtatgacaagAATGCTCTACTTTTTCAAGATTTTACTGCagaacacaagtcaaagatcctctatatgacaagaatgCTCTACTGTTTTAAGTACTTTGtgcaaaacacaagtcaaagatcctttatttaaCAGCAGCACTGCCTTTTTTGAGGATTCTTACAAATACAGAAGCACTCTACTGTTTTTTAAGGCTCTATTGCCGaaacattggtcaaagatcctctatacgacaggggTGCTGTACTATTTTTTTAAGTACTTACTGCGAAACACAAGTCATAGATCCTTTAAATAACAGGAGCTCTGCCTTTTTTGTGGGTAGTTAGAAAAACAGACGCACTACTGTTTCTAAGGCTCTACTgccaaaacactagtcaaagatcctctatattacaggagcctttgaatattttttaagtactttttgcaaaacatgagtcaaatatcctttatataacaggagCTCTAACTTTTTTGAGGGTTGTTAGAAAAACAGAAGCACTACTGTTTTTCAGGCTCTACTGCCAAGACAAGAATGCTCTACTTTTTCAAGTTTTTACTGCagaacacaagtcaaagatcctctatatgttaAGAATGCTCTACTGTTTTAAGTACTTTGtgcaaaacacaagtcaaagatcctttgtatAACAAGAGCTCTGCTTTTTTGAGGgttgttgcaaaaacaaaagcacTCTACTGTTTTTAAGGCTCTACTtccaaaacactagtcaaagatcctctacatgacaggagcCTTTGACTATTTTTAAGTACCTTTTGCATAATGTGAGttaaagatcctttatacaacaggatttttgctttttttttataagGGTTGCTACAAAAACAGAAGCGCCCTGCTCTTGTTTTAAGGCTCTACTgccaaaacactagtcaaagatcctctatatgacaggagcctTTGACTATTTTTTCAAGTGCTTTTTGCAAAacttgagtcaaagatccttataTGACAAGAATGCTCTACTGTTTCAAGTATTTTGTGCTAAACAcaagtcaaatatcctttatataaCAGCAGCTCTGCCTATGACAGGAGCCTTTGACTatgttttaaaatacttttttcaaaacatgagtcaaagatccttttatGACTAGAATGCTCTACTGTTTCAAGTACTTTGtgcaaaacacaagtcaaagattctTTTATATAACAGGAGCTCTGCCTTTTTTGAGGGTTGTTGCAAAAACAGAAGCAATCTACTGTTTTTAAGGCTTTACTgacaaaacactagtcaaagatcctctatattacaggagCCTTTGAATATTTTTTAAGTACTTTTTGCAAAACATGAGTCAAATATCCTTTGTATAACAGGTGCTCTAACTTTTTTGAGGGTTGTTAGAAAAACAGAAGCACTACTGTTTTTAAGGCTCTACTgccaaaacactagtcaaagattctctatactacagggttgattgattgatacttttattagtagattgcacagttcagtacatgttccgtacaagtgaccactaaatgttaacacccgaataagtttttcaacttgtttaagtcggggtccacgttaatcaattcatggtaaggctCGACAgccaaaacactagtcaaagatcctctatattacaggagCCTGTGACTATTTTTTTAAGTACTTTTTGcaaaacatgagtcaaagatccttttatGACAAGAATCCTCTACTGCTTCAAGTACTTTGtgcaaaacacaagtcaaagatcctttatataactGGAGCTCTCTCTATGACAGGAGCCTTTGACAATTTTTTAAGTACTTTTTGcaaaacatgagtcaaagatccttttatGACAAGAATGTTCTACTCTTTCAAGTTTTTACTGCagaacacaagtcaaagatcctctatatgttaagaatgctctgctgttttaagtACTTTGTGCaaaacacatgtcaaagatcctttgtatAACAAGAGCTCTGCTTTTTTGAGGATTGTTGCAAAAACAGAAGCACTATACTGTTTTTAAGGCTCTACTgccaaaacactagtcaaagatcctctacatgacaggagcCTTTGACTATTTTTTAAGTACCTTTTGCAAAATGGGAAttaaagatcctttatacaacaggatcttttctctttttttttataagGGTTGCTACAAAAACAGAAGCGCCCTGCTCTTGTTTTAAGGCTCTACTgccaaaacactagtcaaagatcctctatatgacaggagcctTTGACAATTTGTTCAAATACTTTTTGTAAAacttgagtcaaagatccttataTGACAAGAATGCTCTACTGTTTCAAGTACTTTGTGCAAAACAcaagtcaaatatcctttatataaCAGCAGCTCTGCCTATGACAGGAGCCTTTGACTatgttttaaaatacttttttcaaaacatgagtcaaagatccttttaaTGACAAGAATGCTCTACTGTTTCAAGTACTTTCtgcaaaacacaagtcaaagattcttctatataacaggagcTTGTCCTTTTTTGAGGGTTGTTGCAAAAACAGAAGCACTCTACTGTTTTTAAGGCTTTACTGCCAAAACACtagcaaagatcctctaaatcagtggtccccaaccactgggccgcggccaATTGGTActgggctgcagaagaatttattaattgtttttattttttacttttattaaatcaacataaaaaaatacaagatacacttacaattggtgcaccaacctgaaaaacctccctttttcatgacaaaaaaataacatccgccaggccgcgggacaaattatcaagcgttgaccggtcagcagctacaaaaaggttggggaccactgctctaaatgacAAGAATGCTCTACTGTTTTAAGTATTTTGtgcaaaacacaagtcaaagatcctttatataacaggagCACTGCCTTTTTTCAGGATTGTTACGAATACAAAAGCAATCTACGGTTTTTTTAAGGCTTTACTgccaaaacactagtcaaagatcctctatatgacaggagcctTGACTACAAAAACTACAGCGCCCTGCTCTTGTTTCAAGGCTCTACTgtcaaaacactagtcaaagatcgtctaaATGACAGGAGGCTTAACACTACTCCTCTCTCAGGTGGGAGTAGGACAGGAGGTGAGGCTTCAAGAGTGGTTCCATCAGCCCCAGGACGTGACGAGTCCACGGTACGATCTAGTTTTAGACATCCGATGCGTGACAGAAGAGGACTTCcgagtcagctgggataggctacgGGTTAAAATCTTGTCCCGCCTCTGCTCTTCAGGTACGACCCCGACAGCGGCCATGACAGCGGCGCAGAGGACGGCCAGGACCCGCCTCCCTTCTGCTTCCTCACTGTCGGCATGGGCAAGCTCCTCCTCCCCCGAGGACACGCCCCCCACAACCTGAGAGACTGTAGGAGCGTGGCCAGCTCGCACAAGGCCACGCCCCCTTACACGGCGCCCCTGCCGCCCAGACTGGGCGTGTGTCTGGACTGCGACGAGGGCCGCGTGGCCTTCTACGACGCCCACTCCCTGCGAGTGCTGTGGGAGGGGCTTGTGGATTGCTCGGCTCCCATGTGTCCCGCCTTCTGCTTCATCGGCGGCGGCGCCCTCCAGCTGCAGGACCTGGTGGCCAGTCGCAGCATTGAGGAGGAAGCAGAGCCGCCGGCATTGAACGCCAAATCACGAGCTACCAAGCTAAGTAAAGGAAGTGGAATGTAGTAGGTACAcacaaaagtatttggacactTTTTTGGGTAATTAATCATTTCAACTTTGTGGAAATTCATTTACCACAACAAATTAACGGCGATAAACGAGGGTTTGCCGCCGGGGcgcccaaactttttccactgagggccacagacaGAAAAACTGAAGAATGCGGCagccattttggtagttttcccctttaaaacaagtacaaaatatagattttatttttaaagaacTAGAAACTTCTTGACGAGCCAAAGCCAAACTGACATGCGAACAGTTAACACGCTGACCaggaaaaatataaacaaaatgagctaaaaaaaaaaaagccagcatgctaacagcactgtgctaacatgctagcaataACACGCTTATGGTTAGCATTAATGAAATACCAAATTTTTTcacacctgctaaattagctgaaCCTCTCAcgcaaattttagcatgctaacatcctAAATGTTACATGCGCCAAGTaccaatatatatttttggggagaatccatccatccatccattttctaccgcttattccctttcgg contains the following coding sequences:
- the trim46a gene encoding tripartite motif-containing protein 46: MSDTELKTFSTLMDALLRISSNMKSMEQELRCPVCDDTVKQPILLPCQHSVCLLCAANVLVQRGYPPPDLPPEPQSPASTPNSRSPRQPHRPAPRTPDHLDRLLRTACSTYPGRRRKDTAPPPMLFACPSCQEDVQLAERGLADCPRNLTLERMVERYRHTLSLGSVAIACAFCKPPQSLEATKGCADCKANFCNGCFKLYHPWGTPRAQHENILPTHNFRPKVLTCTEHEQERLQWFCCSCQRLLCSLCKPRRVHHNHKVLPTTQAYQALKDKLTQQVNYILANQGTIQSQITQLEAAIKQMEANSAVALHQLTRCMQELGASIAERQGSLATALEGSRNRRVETLSAQVSRRRDMLDQAGLMSYAHELLKETDQPCFVQAARVTHNRLVKAIANLRCFSLNADPSFRHFHLDASKEIPLIRGLAFIRAPLAPVIDTQKTLAYDQLFLCWRLPQDSAPAWHFSVEFQRRTGAVGATWGGTRSPDASAAWRRLDEVRGTSAVVDQLQINSVYVLRVRGCNKAGFGDYSEEVYLHTPPAPVLSFSLDPGWGLHSDRLALGKGQTYARSVPGLSLLKVADRTLTACHLTSDLLVADLAVSEGRHYWACSVEPGSYLVKVGVGQEVRLQEWFHQPQDVTSPRYDPDSGHDSGAEDGQDPPPFCFLTVGMGKLLLPRGHAPHNLRDCRSVASSHKATPPYTAPLPPRLGVCLDCDEGRVAFYDAHSLRVLWEGLVDCSAPMCPAFCFIGGGALQLQDLVASRSIEEEAEPPALNAKSRATKLSKGSGM